A region from the Methanofollis liminatans DSM 4140 genome encodes:
- the gpmA gene encoding 2,3-diphosphoglycerate-dependent phosphoglycerate mutase, which yields MIRLVLLRHGESVWNKENRFTGWTDVDLSEKGIAEAHEAGKTLLREGYTFDCAFTSVLKRAIRTLWITLDEMDLMWIPVERSWRLNERHYGALQGLNKAEMAEKYGDEQVFVWRRSYTVPPPPLDADDARHPGKDRRYAALSPAELPATECLKDTVARFVPYWEGAIVPALKEGKQVLIAAHGNSIRALVKHLDNIPDDAIAEVNIPTGIPLVYELDDDLSPIRHYYLADEATVRAAIEGVKKQGKAEK from the coding sequence ATGATCAGACTCGTCCTTTTACGCCACGGGGAGAGCGTATGGAACAAGGAGAACCGGTTCACCGGATGGACCGACGTCGACCTCTCGGAGAAAGGGATCGCCGAGGCGCATGAAGCCGGAAAAACCCTCCTGCGCGAGGGATACACCTTCGACTGCGCCTTCACCTCGGTGCTGAAACGGGCGATCCGCACCCTCTGGATCACCCTCGACGAGATGGACCTGATGTGGATCCCGGTGGAGCGGTCGTGGCGGCTGAACGAGCGCCACTACGGCGCCCTGCAGGGCCTGAACAAGGCCGAGATGGCCGAGAAGTACGGCGACGAGCAGGTCTTCGTCTGGCGGCGGAGTTATACAGTCCCGCCCCCGCCCCTCGACGCCGACGACGCCCGCCACCCGGGAAAGGACCGGCGCTACGCTGCCCTCTCCCCCGCGGAGCTCCCGGCGACCGAGTGCCTGAAGGACACCGTCGCCCGGTTCGTGCCCTACTGGGAGGGCGCGATCGTCCCGGCCTTAAAAGAGGGGAAGCAGGTGCTCATCGCCGCCCACGGCAACAGCATCAGGGCGCTCGTCAAGCACCTGGACAATATCCCTGACGACGCCATCGCCGAGGTGAACATCCCGACCGGCATCCCCCTCGTCTACGAACTCGACGACGACCTCAGCCCGATCCGCCACTATTATCTTGCCGACGAGGCGACGGTGCGGGCGGCGATCGAGGGCGTGAAAAAGCAGGGAAAAGCGGAAAAATAA
- a CDS encoding ABC transporter substrate-binding protein, whose translation MKQIALLACLILMLIAPAMAAETDGNVQVGEDEIVAMVLAFLSGGPDAPDLAAVQDAAAAFSPAARIVTDSSGRTHTIDAAPSRIVVMNGETLETLRSLGVDPSIIVGIDKYSADRPSFFPEYADTPVVGSIWSPDYEAIVSLSPDAVFLYATTSKDACDEIQNKLESTIPGVRIFRFDCYQPGTYAREIRALGAIFDRTAEAEAFAVFYTGTLETIPGRLSGVAEEDRAVVYLENWKDYRTGASSSGYEEKIRMAGGRNAFSSLAAEYPELDPEAVIQANPDVIVKLIGAGSYDAGGYDNEDAEAIPGYYTGLTERPGWKTLASVKNGDLHLLHNDIFGGPQHFIGIAYMAKWCYPEVFADIDPAAVHRVYLEDYQHLPFDPAEKIFTYP comes from the coding sequence GTGAAGCAGATCGCCCTTCTCGCCTGCCTCATCCTCATGCTCATCGCCCCGGCCATGGCCGCCGAAACCGACGGGAACGTCCAGGTCGGCGAAGACGAGATCGTCGCCATGGTCCTCGCCTTCCTCTCGGGCGGCCCTGACGCCCCTGACCTTGCCGCCGTGCAGGACGCCGCCGCTGCGTTCAGTCCTGCCGCACGGATCGTCACCGACTCATCGGGCCGGACGCATACTATTGATGCGGCGCCCTCCCGCATCGTCGTCATGAACGGCGAGACCCTGGAGACCTTGCGCTCTCTTGGGGTCGATCCCTCGATAATAGTCGGGATCGACAAATATTCGGCTGACCGGCCCTCTTTCTTCCCGGAGTATGCCGATACGCCGGTCGTCGGGAGCATCTGGTCGCCCGACTACGAGGCGATCGTCTCCCTCAGTCCGGACGCCGTCTTCCTGTATGCGACAACGAGCAAGGACGCCTGTGATGAGATCCAGAATAAACTGGAGAGCACCATCCCCGGCGTCCGGATCTTCAGGTTCGACTGCTACCAGCCTGGGACCTATGCCAGGGAGATCCGCGCCCTTGGAGCAATCTTTGATAGAACGGCCGAAGCAGAAGCGTTTGCGGTCTTCTACACCGGCACCCTGGAGACGATCCCGGGGCGGCTCTCAGGGGTTGCGGAGGAAGACCGGGCCGTGGTGTACCTTGAGAACTGGAAAGATTACCGGACCGGCGCCTCATCCTCCGGATACGAAGAGAAGATCAGGATGGCCGGCGGCAGAAATGCCTTCTCCTCCCTGGCGGCCGAATACCCTGAACTCGACCCTGAAGCAGTGATCCAGGCCAACCCGGACGTGATCGTCAAACTCATCGGCGCCGGATCCTACGACGCCGGCGGCTACGACAACGAGGACGCGGAAGCGATCCCCGGGTATTATACCGGCCTGACCGAACGCCCGGGATGGAAGACGCTCGCGTCTGTGAAGAACGGGGACCTCCATCTCCTCCACAACGACATCTTCGGCGGTCCCCAGCACTTCATCGGTATCGCCTATATGGCAAAATGGTGCTACCCCGAGGTCTTCGCCGACATAGACCCGGCGGCGGTCCACCGGGTCTACCTGGAGGACTACCAGCACCTTCCCTTCGACCCTGCAGAGAAGATCTTCACCTATCCGTGA
- a CDS encoding ACT domain-containing protein — protein MAEKKYIIKQISIFSENKPGRLAAIAHALEEAGINILAFSIAEANGFGVVRALVNKPDGAYETLTKLGFMVSFTDVIAVAMRDEPGGLFDIARILGEAGINIEYSYAYSGKEGAVLILRVDKVEEGIRKVLDAGGKLLGAELFG, from the coding sequence ATGGCAGAGAAGAAGTATATCATCAAGCAGATCTCGATCTTTTCGGAGAACAAGCCCGGACGCCTTGCGGCGATCGCCCATGCCCTCGAAGAGGCCGGGATCAATATTCTCGCCTTCTCGATCGCGGAGGCGAACGGGTTCGGCGTGGTGCGGGCGCTCGTGAACAAACCCGACGGGGCCTATGAAACGCTCACCAAACTCGGCTTCATGGTCTCGTTCACCGACGTGATCGCCGTCGCCATGCGTGACGAACCCGGCGGCCTCTTCGATATCGCCCGGATCCTGGGCGAGGCCGGGATCAATATCGAGTATTCATACGCCTATTCGGGGAAGGAAGGGGCGGTGCTGATCCTCAGGGTGGATAAGGTCGAGGAAGGGATCAGGAAGGTGCTGGACGCCGGCGGGAAACTGCTCGGTGCAGAACTGTTCGGATAA
- a CDS encoding FecCD family ABC transporter permease yields MPDPDLRSAFAAARRKRALFLGGTTLVIALLAGVAVTLGSADLSVAEVYLAVLAGLFPDHFTATDTAMTIVWDYRLHRVLMAIAAGFGLAIAGAVMQGILRNPLASPFTLGISSAAATGASIAIVLGVGVVGGDYLVVGNAFLFALLAAALIYGMARFRGMGAESMILAGIALMYLFSAVTSLLQYVGSSEQVQEVVFWMFGSLGRSDWPKVGIIAAILVVSTLYLVYRAWDLNALAEGDDIAESLGIPVRRSMTIFMLISSLVTASIICFTGTIGFIGLVAPHITRMVVGTDHRFLLPASGLVGALLLLGADSLARTVLAPTILPVGIMTAFLGVPFFIALFLRGRGE; encoded by the coding sequence ATGCCCGACCCAGACCTGCGATCGGCGTTTGCCGCGGCACGAAGAAAGAGGGCCCTCTTCCTTGGCGGCACGACCCTGGTCATCGCCCTTCTGGCCGGGGTGGCGGTCACCCTCGGCAGCGCCGACCTCTCGGTGGCCGAGGTCTACCTGGCCGTCCTTGCCGGTCTCTTCCCCGACCATTTCACGGCGACCGATACGGCGATGACCATCGTCTGGGACTACCGCCTGCACCGCGTGCTGATGGCGATCGCCGCCGGGTTCGGGCTGGCGATTGCCGGGGCGGTGATGCAGGGGATCCTCAGAAACCCCCTGGCGAGTCCTTTTACCCTGGGCATCTCCTCTGCTGCGGCGACCGGCGCCTCGATCGCCATCGTGCTCGGCGTCGGCGTCGTCGGCGGGGATTACCTCGTCGTCGGCAACGCCTTTCTCTTCGCCCTCCTCGCCGCCGCTCTCATCTACGGCATGGCCAGGTTCAGGGGCATGGGGGCAGAATCGATGATCCTTGCAGGTATCGCCCTCATGTACCTCTTCTCGGCCGTGACCTCCCTCCTCCAGTACGTCGGCTCCTCCGAGCAGGTCCAGGAAGTCGTCTTCTGGATGTTCGGATCCCTCGGCCGTTCAGACTGGCCGAAGGTGGGGATCATCGCCGCCATCCTGGTGGTGTCCACCCTCTACCTGGTCTACCGCGCCTGGGACCTCAACGCCCTTGCCGAGGGGGACGATATCGCCGAGAGCCTGGGCATCCCGGTGCGGCGCTCGATGACGATCTTCATGCTCATCTCCTCCCTGGTCACCGCCTCGATCATCTGCTTCACCGGGACGATCGGGTTCATCGGGCTTGTTGCGCCCCATATCACGCGCATGGTCGTCGGCACCGATCACCGGTTTCTCCTGCCGGCCTCCGGGCTTGTCGGGGCACTCCTCCTCCTCGGCGCCGACAGCCTGGCCAGGACCGTCCTCGCCCCGACGATCCTGCCGGTCGGGATCATGACGGCGTTCCTTGGCGTGCCGTTCTTCATCGCCCTGTTCCTGCGCGGGAGGGGTGAGTGA
- a CDS encoding flavodoxin family protein has product MKICAVQGSPRGMGSRTRKLARWVLDGAADAGAEVDLIDLADLRITPCTACGSCSLDGACVFNDDFTAVYARMIDADSLVMASPVYIDGVTGQMKIFIDRLADAIHYQTCAGKYGCAVATTWGSGGDAVVAYLNHVLNYLGALAVGGMGVALGDDPEAIYGAEEAARDLGRRLVEAVRTRPSYPEQEAEIAENRACFAAIVRENRDWRPEEYERWVGMGWMGEEE; this is encoded by the coding sequence ATGAAGATCTGTGCAGTGCAGGGAAGCCCGCGGGGCATGGGGAGCAGGACGAGAAAACTGGCGCGCTGGGTGCTCGACGGCGCCGCAGACGCCGGGGCCGAGGTGGACCTCATCGACCTCGCCGACCTGCGGATCACCCCCTGCACCGCATGCGGGAGTTGCAGCCTGGACGGCGCCTGCGTCTTCAACGATGATTTCACCGCCGTGTACGCACGGATGATCGACGCCGACAGTCTGGTCATGGCCTCGCCGGTGTACATCGACGGCGTCACCGGCCAGATGAAGATCTTCATCGACCGCCTGGCCGATGCGATCCACTACCAGACCTGCGCCGGGAAGTACGGCTGCGCCGTCGCCACCACCTGGGGCTCGGGCGGCGACGCCGTCGTCGCCTACCTGAACCACGTGCTCAACTACCTGGGGGCGCTCGCCGTCGGCGGGATGGGCGTCGCCCTCGGCGACGATCCCGAAGCGATCTACGGGGCCGAGGAGGCGGCGCGGGACCTCGGGCGGCGGCTTGTTGAGGCGGTCCGCACGCGCCCGTCGTACCCTGAGCAGGAGGCGGAGATCGCGGAGAACCGCGCCTGCTTTGCCGCGATCGTGCGGGAGAACCGGGACTGGCGGCCTGAGGAGTATGAGCGCTGGGTCGGGATGGGGTGGATGGGGGAGGAGGAATAA
- a CDS encoding phenylacetate--CoA ligase family protein, producing MFWNREIETIAGDNLEALQLSRLKWTVRQVQNVEFYRRAFQKAGVSPGDIQTLDDLEKLPFTTKKDLREGYPFGFFAVPKREVVRIHTTSGTTGKPTVVGYTRQDLDTWTELMARNLTMVGLTEDDVFQNILGYGLFTGGLGFHYGAERVGMTVIPSSTGNTKRQIEMIQDFGVTAINSTPGYGLHLVEVAEQMGASLETLRIATFGAEPWSESMRAELERRLGVDAYDSYGMSEMYGPGVAFECEEKDGLHIWHDCYLAEIIDPATGERLPDGETGELVITPLVKEAMPLIRYRTGDITRFLTDDCPCGRGKRIARLSGRADDMLVIRGINVFPSQIEHTLLSLPEVGDQYMVYVDRINHLDEMTIEVEINRSYFSGELADLQRLQKKVSGAIRETLNLRTTVKFVEPGTLPRFEGKAKRVVDRRGAIW from the coding sequence ATCGCGGGGGACAACCTCGAGGCGCTGCAGCTCTCCCGGCTGAAATGGACGGTGCGCCAGGTTCAGAATGTCGAGTTCTACCGGAGGGCGTTTCAGAAAGCCGGGGTCTCGCCCGGCGACATCCAGACGCTCGACGACCTCGAGAAACTCCCATTCACGACGAAGAAGGACCTGAGAGAGGGCTACCCGTTCGGGTTTTTTGCGGTGCCAAAGCGCGAGGTGGTCAGGATCCACACGACCTCGGGGACGACCGGCAAGCCCACCGTCGTCGGCTACACCCGCCAGGACCTCGATACCTGGACCGAACTGATGGCGCGGAACCTCACGATGGTCGGCCTGACCGAGGACGACGTCTTCCAGAACATCCTCGGCTACGGCCTCTTCACCGGCGGGCTCGGCTTCCACTACGGGGCCGAGCGCGTCGGGATGACCGTGATCCCGAGTTCCACCGGGAACACAAAAAGGCAGATCGAGATGATCCAGGACTTCGGGGTCACGGCGATCAACAGCACGCCGGGATACGGGCTGCACCTCGTCGAGGTGGCCGAGCAGATGGGGGCGTCCCTGGAGACCCTGCGGATCGCCACCTTCGGCGCCGAGCCCTGGTCCGAGAGCATGCGGGCGGAGCTGGAGAGGCGCCTCGGCGTGGATGCCTATGACAGCTACGGGATGAGCGAGATGTACGGTCCCGGCGTCGCCTTCGAGTGCGAGGAGAAGGACGGGCTCCATATCTGGCACGACTGTTACCTGGCCGAGATCATCGACCCGGCGACCGGGGAGCGCCTGCCCGACGGCGAGACCGGCGAACTGGTGATCACCCCCCTGGTCAAGGAGGCGATGCCCCTGATCCGCTACCGGACCGGGGACATCACCCGCTTCCTCACCGACGACTGCCCGTGCGGGCGCGGCAAGCGTATCGCCCGCCTCTCAGGCCGGGCCGACGACATGCTCGTGATCCGGGGCATCAACGTCTTCCCTTCGCAGATCGAGCACACTCTCCTCTCCCTTCCCGAGGTCGGGGATCAGTATATGGTTTATGTGGACAGGATCAATCATCTTGATGAGATGACAATCGAGGTGGAGATCAACAGGAGCTACTTCTCCGGCGAACTGGCCGACCTCCAGCGGCTGCAGAAGAAGGTATCAGGGGCGATCAGGGAGACGCTGAACCTGCGGACGACGGTGAAGTTCGTGGAGCCTGGCACCCTCCCGCGCTTCGAGGGCAAGGCAAAGCGCGTGGTCGACCGGCGGGGGGCGATCTGGTGA
- a CDS encoding ABC transporter ATP-binding protein: protein MAGLAVRNLSYRIRDRRILSDISFDAGAPALVGLVGPNGSGKTTLIRCIDGIIRPEGSILLDDADLSHLTRMEVAKRVAYVPQGIRNNSSATVFDAVLMGRRPHLSWSIGKKDEEEVVRALELLGVEDLAFRQLRTLSGGERQRVMIARALAQESPLLLLDEPTSALDLRNAMEVMELIRRLTVDEGRLAIMAIHDLSLAARYCTGIIVLSGGTIAAQGPPTDVLTPEVIAKVYGVDAVIEHRGDIPYIFPLGPVTKA, encoded by the coding sequence ATGGCCGGGCTTGCGGTCAGGAACCTCTCCTATAGGATCAGGGACCGCCGGATTCTCTCCGACATCTCGTTTGACGCCGGGGCGCCGGCGCTGGTCGGGCTCGTGGGCCCGAACGGCTCGGGCAAGACCACCCTGATCCGGTGCATCGACGGCATCATCAGGCCGGAGGGGAGCATCCTCCTCGATGACGCCGATCTCTCCCATCTTACGCGGATGGAGGTGGCAAAGCGCGTGGCCTATGTCCCGCAGGGGATCAGGAACAACTCGTCCGCGACCGTCTTTGATGCGGTGCTGATGGGCCGCCGCCCCCATCTCTCGTGGAGCATCGGGAAAAAAGACGAGGAGGAGGTCGTCCGAGCGCTGGAGTTGCTCGGTGTCGAGGACCTGGCCTTCAGGCAACTGCGCACCCTCTCGGGCGGGGAGCGCCAGCGCGTGATGATCGCCCGGGCGCTGGCGCAGGAGTCCCCGCTCCTCCTCCTCGACGAACCCACGAGCGCCCTGGACCTCAGGAACGCCATGGAGGTGATGGAATTGATCCGCCGCCTGACCGTCGATGAGGGTCGGCTTGCGATCATGGCGATCCACGACCTCAGTCTGGCCGCCCGGTACTGCACCGGGATCATCGTGCTCTCCGGCGGGACGATCGCTGCGCAGGGCCCGCCGACCGACGTCCTCACCCCGGAAGTGATCGCGAAGGTCTACGGGGTGGACGCGGTGATCGAGCACCGCGGTGATATCCCTTATATCTTCCCCCTGGGGCCGGTGACGAAGGCCTGA
- a CDS encoding phenylacetate--CoA ligase family protein, translated as MWDPRVEEMPPEELKRLQYRLLKTLVYRLYSFSNFYHERMRAAGVHPDDVKTLDDIAKLPFMYKSDLRDNYPDRIFTASQDELVRYHVSSGTTGKPTVVGYTANDLEIWTTSLARSLTACGLGRGDVMQVSYGYGLFTGGLGLHYGAERIGATVLPIGTGNTERQIELMQDLHVTAIACTPSYLVHLGETAERMGVSIKNDTNLRVGILGAEPWSERMRTGLQDSLGIRVFDIYGTSELSGPMFTECTEQQGIHIWGDIAYPEIIDPETGEQLPPGEKGELVMTVLKKEALPMIRYRIGDVTMLDDAVCACGRTSPRIMRIQGRVDDMLIVRGINVFPSQVEHTLMGIPEVLGSAFQIEVDRRGALDSMLVRVEMSRDAFSDKITDLMRVKAKVTHDLRNSLNVAADVELVAPGTLPRFEGKAKRVIDRRVY; from the coding sequence ATGTGGGACCCGCGCGTCGAGGAGATGCCGCCCGAGGAGTTGAAGCGCCTCCAGTACCGCCTGCTCAAGACGCTCGTCTACCGGCTGTACAGTTTCTCGAACTTTTACCATGAGCGGATGCGGGCGGCGGGCGTCCACCCCGACGATGTGAAAACACTCGACGATATCGCAAAACTCCCGTTCATGTACAAGAGCGACCTGCGGGACAACTACCCCGACCGGATCTTCACGGCCTCGCAGGACGAACTGGTGCGCTACCACGTCTCCTCGGGGACGACCGGCAAGCCCACCGTCGTCGGCTACACGGCAAACGACCTGGAGATCTGGACGACCTCCCTCGCCCGCTCCCTCACCGCCTGCGGGCTTGGCCGCGGCGACGTGATGCAGGTGAGCTACGGCTACGGCCTCTTCACCGGCGGGCTCGGCCTCCACTACGGCGCCGAACGGATCGGGGCGACGGTGCTGCCGATCGGGACGGGGAACACCGAGCGGCAGATCGAGCTGATGCAGGACCTGCACGTGACGGCGATCGCCTGCACCCCGTCCTACCTCGTCCACCTGGGCGAGACGGCCGAGCGGATGGGGGTCTCGATCAAGAACGACACGAACCTGCGGGTGGGGATCCTGGGGGCAGAACCCTGGTCTGAGCGGATGCGCACCGGGCTCCAGGATTCGCTCGGGATCCGGGTCTTCGACATCTACGGCACCTCAGAGCTCTCGGGCCCGATGTTCACCGAGTGCACCGAGCAGCAGGGGATCCATATCTGGGGCGACATCGCCTACCCCGAGATCATCGACCCGGAGACCGGGGAGCAGCTGCCGCCGGGCGAGAAGGGCGAACTGGTGATGACCGTCCTGAAAAAGGAGGCGCTCCCGATGATCCGCTACCGGATCGGGGACGTCACCATGCTCGACGATGCGGTCTGCGCCTGCGGGCGGACCTCGCCGCGGATCATGCGGATCCAGGGGCGGGTCGACGATATGCTCATCGTGCGCGGGATCAATGTCTTCCCGTCGCAGGTGGAGCACACCCTGATGGGCATCCCCGAGGTGCTGGGCTCGGCCTTCCAGATCGAGGTGGACCGGCGGGGGGCGCTGGACTCGATGCTCGTGCGGGTGGAGATGAGCCGCGACGCCTTTTCCGACAAGATCACCGATCTCATGCGGGTGAAGGCGAAGGTCACCCATGACCTGAGGAACTCCCTGAACGTGGCGGCGGACGTGGAACTCGTGGCGCCGGGGACCCTCCCGCGCTTTGAGGGCAAAGCAAAGAGAGTGATTGACCGGAGAGTGTACTGA
- the hxlA gene encoding 3-hexulose-6-phosphate synthase encodes MTHATLQVALDILELHRAVRIAEEAVAGGADWIEVGTPLIKSEGMAAVRQIREAFPGRVIVADMKIADTGTVEVEMAAKAGANVVCVLADADDTVIAECVRAAHLYGVRVMADLINVADPVARARDLASLGVDIVNAHVGIDQQMIGKNSVDLLRSIAGEVSIPLAVAGGLDASTAAQAVAAGADIVIVGGWIVKSGDVEGSARRIREAIDAPSIAPPAKRSVDEEIRGLFMQVSAPNVTDAMHRKGAMNGLFPLTFGVKAVGPAVTVQSFPGDWAKPVEAIDVCRPGDVLVIYNAAATHVSPWGELATRSAINRGVAGVIIDGSARDVDDIRALKFPLFARACVPNAGEPKGFGEINAEIPCCGQTVRPGDWIVADESGAVVVPKERAYEVARRALEVKKNEERVRAEIARGSTLAEVQELYKWEKK; translated from the coding sequence ATGACGCATGCGACGCTCCAGGTTGCGCTTGATATTCTAGAACTGCACCGCGCCGTCAGGATCGCAGAGGAAGCGGTCGCCGGCGGCGCCGACTGGATCGAGGTGGGCACCCCGCTGATCAAGAGCGAGGGGATGGCGGCGGTGCGTCAGATCCGCGAGGCCTTTCCCGGCCGCGTGATCGTCGCCGACATGAAGATCGCCGATACCGGGACGGTCGAGGTGGAGATGGCGGCGAAGGCCGGGGCGAACGTCGTCTGCGTCCTTGCCGATGCCGACGATACGGTGATCGCCGAGTGCGTCAGGGCGGCCCATCTCTATGGCGTGCGGGTCATGGCCGACCTGATCAACGTCGCCGACCCGGTAGCGCGGGCGCGGGACCTGGCGTCTCTGGGCGTCGATATCGTCAACGCCCACGTGGGGATCGACCAGCAGATGATCGGGAAAAACTCGGTGGACCTCCTCCGCTCCATCGCGGGCGAGGTCTCGATCCCCCTCGCCGTCGCCGGGGGGCTCGATGCCTCGACGGCGGCGCAGGCCGTCGCGGCCGGGGCCGATATCGTCATCGTCGGGGGCTGGATCGTGAAGTCAGGCGACGTTGAGGGTTCGGCCCGGCGGATCAGGGAGGCGATCGACGCTCCGTCTATCGCCCCCCCTGCGAAGCGGAGCGTGGACGAGGAGATCAGGGGCCTGTTCATGCAGGTCTCGGCCCCGAACGTCACCGATGCGATGCACCGGAAGGGGGCGATGAACGGGCTCTTCCCCCTCACCTTCGGGGTGAAGGCGGTGGGCCCGGCGGTGACGGTCCAGTCCTTCCCGGGCGACTGGGCAAAACCGGTGGAGGCGATCGACGTCTGCCGACCCGGCGACGTCCTGGTGATCTACAACGCCGCCGCCACGCACGTCTCACCCTGGGGCGAACTCGCGACCAGGAGCGCGATCAACCGCGGGGTCGCCGGGGTGATCATCGACGGTTCTGCTCGGGACGTCGACGATATCAGGGCCCTGAAGTTCCCCCTCTTCGCCCGCGCCTGCGTCCCGAACGCCGGGGAGCCGAAGGGGTTCGGGGAGATCAACGCCGAGATCCCCTGCTGTGGCCAGACGGTCAGGCCCGGCGACTGGATCGTCGCAGACGAGAGCGGTGCCGTCGTTGTTCCCAAGGAGCGGGCCTACGAGGTCGCCCGCCGCGCCCTGGAGGTGAAGAAGAACGAAGAAAGGGTGCGGGCTGAGATCGCACGCGGCAGCACCCTCGCCGAGGTGCAGGAACTCTATAAATGGGAGAAGAAGTGA